In Providencia alcalifaciens, the sequence CAACCGCATTCAATGAGTGCGCAGGAATACCATTGACATTAGTTGCCCCTGTAAAGTTTTCATACACTCGAGCTTGTTTAACGTCTGGAATATCCAGCAATGCGCCTTCTAACCCCTGACGATCATCATGATTATTAATCGAATGGGAGCGCATAAAACGCATTAGTAAATCACCATCCGTTTCCGCAAAAGTGCCCGCTTTGGCTTGCTTTGTTGTCACGGCTTTTTCAATGCCGACAGTCACGGTGTCCATTTTTAGTTCTTTATTCGCAGGCAGAGTAAATGAACCAAATTCTCGGCTGCGCATATTTACCCTAACGGAACCATTCTCACCAGACACAACATCATTCAGTGTTACCCATTTAGTATTGTTGTCATCGGTAAATACGCTGTCTTTGCGTACTGTAACGCCTCGCTTGCCGGTAATGATGACATCATCAAGATAACTGTAATCAGCACCGCTGCGAACAATCCCTGCATACATTGCGCGTTGTTCTAGCCATGAGCCTGTCGCTTTATAGGGATCGAGCATTTGCACAACCATCGCAATAGCCTGGTTAATGTTTTCTATCTCTTGCGAAAACAAACCAATCATTTGACCATCAGGGCTATCAGCATCGAGATTAA encodes:
- a CDS encoding baseplate J/gp47 family protein; this translates as MLQITETGIVIDSLTAVHQRLTEGFKRIYGDDINLDADSPDGQMIGLFSQEIENINQAIAMVVQMLDPYKATGSWLEQRAMYAGIVRSGADYSYLDDVIITGKRGVTVRKDSVFTDDNNTKWVTLNDVVSGENGSVRVNMRSREFGSFTLPANKELKMDTVTVGIEKAVTTKQAKAGTFAETDGDLLMRFMRSHSINNHDDRQGLEGALLDIPDVKQARVYENFTGATNVNGIPAHSLNAVVIGGSDNDIAMTILKKKIGGCGVFGSISSTQNYAGAERTVRFDRASIANIKVKLILERVGGFHDIDTDGIKSALASTKFEIGESVYAMRLTCQVNSVQGFYIKSITVNGTASVSIGIRQCAQIRPEDVEVLIE